GGTGGTCTGGAAAGCTTGTTGGCTGAGCCCCGGGTTCTGGCAGCCTGTGTGCTGGTAGTAAATGAGAGACAGTGAAGAAGTCGTGCAGTCTGTAACCCTAGCTGCGTTTGTCTCTCTCGTTCTGTGCAGGGAAAGCAGGCCCTGGTCTGGCTGCTGGGGGTGCATGGCGAGCAGATCCCCGGCGCCCCCTACGTGCTGGAGGAGTTCATTGACTCCCTGAAGACAGAGCAGTCCCCAGCGGTGAAGCTGGAGCTGCTGACCGCCACTGTGCGTCTCTTCCTGTCCCGTCCAGCTGAGACCCAGGACGTGCTGGGACGCCTGCTCACCTTCTGCATTGGTAATGAAGCTGCATGCGCACTGGCTGCTCTTCAGCTAAACTGCATCTGTTAAACTGCAATGTTATACAGAGCTGCTTCAGGAGAGGTGGTTGTGATCTAGGGTTTAATGATGTCATGCTGTTCAATTCAGTTCCTTGTTCACATTCCAGTTTGTTAACATTCCCTCAATTTGGATATTATCGAGTAGTCTCTTACTAGAGGACTGTAGTTTTGCTCCTGTTGCGTCTCAGCCCTCCAGGTGGGTAAGTGTGAAAGGCAGCTTGGGTCGTGGCTGTAAAGCAGTCAGTTCATTCTCTTTGCAGAGGAGGAGTGTGATATGTCTGTGCGGGACCGGGCCCTGTTCTGTTACCGGCTGCTGCAGTGTGGAGTGGAGGAGGCTCGCAGGGTGCTGGGCGGCCCCAAATCAGACCCCTCGCTGGGGCTGATCGCAGGCCGGCCCGAGGAGCCCATCAACAGCTGGGCAGGGGACTTCAACACACTGGCACCTGTCTACAGCCGGGGGGATTGGGCAGCACTTACTGCCACCACCGGGGGGAGCCCTTCGCTATTACCCCAGGTGACTGGGGGAGCAGCACAAGCAGGTAGGGCTCCAGCTATAAGAATCGGTTCTTTTAGTTACCTTTTCAACACTTTTACACTTTCTATATACATGGTAACTttgctgttttttgggtttttttacattttttatatatatatatatatatatatatatatatatatatatatataatatatatatatatatatatatatatatatatatataaatgtgctATTTATTATTCTGTTTCCCACCTGAAGAGGGCAGTGCTAACTGATCTAATGTTAAAATCTGTCCTGTCCAGACCCTGGGAGTGTCGAGGATGCAGAAGCAGTtgattcagcagcagcagcagcagcacactcCCCCCCAGACCCCGGTGAAGAGCTCTGCCTGGTCTCGGGGCCTCCTCTGTCCCCAGAACTCTTCGAAAGACGCTGGCTGGCTCTGGAGCCCTCTCGCAGGGTCTCGCTGGGCTGGCCGGGCGGTGACTGTCTCCCGGAGACGCTACAGGCCGCGCTGCAGCTCGTCAACATCCAGGCCCTGGCTCTGAGCAGGCTCCACGCACGGCCCTGGAAGGCCTACCTGTACGCACACAGCCTGGGCACGGTGCTGCTGGCAGAGCTGCTTTGGGACCCAGACGCTGACGGGCTGCAGGTGACCGTGAAGCAGGACCCAGAGCGAGAGGAGGCACTCAGCAGCTTTCTTACAGTGCTGAAGACTGTCATACAAACACTGGGAAACAGCAGCGCTTCCCTAGCAAGTCATGACTGAACTGGAGTCCGCCAGTGAACTGGCGGCCCCCAGTGGACTGTCAGTGTATTGAACGTGCTGCACATTGTCTTTTGAGTTGAGGTCAGGAAACAGCATACtatatataagtaatatataggttatatatatatatatatatatatatattaatatataatatatatcactatctatatattaatctatatatatttaaatttactaaataattcattttgaaaaccCTGAAGAGAAAATGAATTCAGTGTGGTCTTGATGTGCAGCTGTAATGCTGCAGGTATGGCATTCTCATTGTATCAGATTTGCTCTCGACCAGCCACTGTGCCAGTAAGggaaatgtcaaaataaaagcaattcaGATTTGAAGCTGCTTCCGGTTTGTGTCTCGCAGTTCGTTGGTTTCTGTAAGTGTTCAATATGATGGCTATTTTCCCTTACGAGCATTACAAGCACATTCCGTTCCTTATCCACACAAGAGACAGCAATGTTTCCATCCAGAAATATCTTTTCCGTTCACAGTGTGTTCCGCTGGCACGACACGATTCCAGACAAATCTGAATGGGAACTGGATGGGGGCCAAGGTcggggtttttatttttatttttttcttcctgaatTGAAATCCTGCCGTGTGTGTTTAATAAGAAGAGCTCTTGAAAATAAAAgatgttttaatcttttaaacctttttttcccaTTGAGAAAGCTCTATACAACATCGAAACATCGGGGGGGGGGGACTAGTTTTAAACAGCTAAGAAGATCttgcctgatatatatatataatcttttaaacctgtgtgtgtgtgtgtgtgtgtgtgtgtgtgtgtgtgtgtgtgtgtgtgtgatgtcattTCCATCGCTACCAACACACTCCAGGCGGGTGTATGACATCATCACGGGTGGTGTACACGTCATATCTGAATGTCATTCATGTTAATTAGGTAATTAGGTAAGCCCTGTTCACAGTTCTCCTCGAAGGGGCGCAGTCCAGGCTGTAAACTCgcaggtgtgtgtttttgtcatATTGCGTGATGATTGCTATGAGGTCACCGCTGTGGAGCAGGCACGCCGTGCGCGCTCGATGACTCCGGATCCTCTCTGCGCGATGGCTCTGGCAGCGACTCGCGTCCCTGCGTGTCGGCGAGCGGAGGAGCCCGAACCTGTGTCCGGAACAGCGAGGTCCAAACCCACTTCACAGAACCAGCCCGGCCGGACCCTTCGCGGCGGACACCTCCGCGGGTTTCCGCTCGGGTTGAGCTGTCTGGGGAAAAGCCAAAAATAAACCGGCGGCCTGGAGCTGTGAACCGCAGCTGCTCAGTCCCCGGACTCGAGTTAACCTCCAGAGCCGAGGCTCGGTCCCAGACCTGCTGAGCCCGTTTGCCACTTgcaagctgtatatatatatattttaaatcccaAACCAGGCATCTACACGGGTCATTTTGCAGGGGTGCGGTAGCGCTGTTTGTACAATCACTGGGGGTACTGTTCTGGGGCGGTTTGATTGTCTGTTTTGATTGAGAATTGGCCCGTGTAATCCGCCGAGGGTCGGAGAGTGCTTTCCCGTTTTTGCGAAGGCAGGCTGGGGTCCTGCTCTCATCGGGAGGCGCTGGGGAGGATGCTCCGTGCTGAAGCCGGAGCTGCAGACACGACCCGGAGCTGAGCAGTGAAATCGGTGAGTTATAAGAACAGATCCGGTTGTGTTTTTGTATGAGCTGCTGAATGCGACCCTGGCATTATAAACAGCGTCTGGATCAGCAATTAAAAAGACGGATCGATGATCAGAAATGTGGCACGAAACAACACGGCCTTAAAATTACAATACAGCCGCCTGGACGAGAAACGAGTTTATCTGAGGTGAGCTTGTTTTGGTAGGGTGTAATAATATGTATACAATAATGTACCGTACACAGTGTTTAGCAACATTTGTGAATAAAAACGTGATTACGCACTTGGGGAATATATTTGAAAATCTACATACACCAGTCTTACCTGTCTGTTCAATTGAATATGTCTAGAATCGGATTAGgggattgctctgtgtgtgtgtgtgtgtgtgttgcgcaCATAGATACAGCTGTGTGCTGTAGGTACGAAGGCTGAAGTTAGGTGGTTGTTCCGTTTCAGATCAGAAATGTGATCACTTGGATTTGATGCGTTGTGACTTTGTTTTTCCCTCACTGGGTTGCACAATCGCCCCGTTGCCAGCAGTCCCTGCACTGTCCGGCAGATTTTGTAACCCTTTGGCGCGGGGAGCAATTTTATTCCCGAGCATCATTGAGTTAACGTCGTTTTGTGCACAGTACGTGCTAGTGCAAATACAGGCTCATCTAGCCCTGCGGTCACAACCAAGTATTGCACTTCTGTGCGTGGTGAAGAGAGAGAGGATGTATTTAACTCTGCAAGAACACGGGGTTCTGTGAAAAATACCCTCCCAAACCACGGGGTTTCCCGAGTTCAGAAAGCGTGACGTCTTTCAGTTCGCTGCTCGTCGCAGTTTCCTGAAGGATCGTTGCAGGTTCAATTGTTTTTCCTCTAGGTCTGTGCACACAAATGACTGGCATCGTGCAAGACATCTGCATATGCACGCAGCGCTTTTAATTCCGAATTTGCATTAGTCAGCAGGAGGCTGACACACCGAGGTGGTACCAGGAGATTATCACACCGTAAAACCAACTGAAAACTAGCACCCCCCCGTCCCCCTCCCCTCAATACTCGAGAGCGAGTTTAATCGGAACCACGTGACGCTGGGGTGTTTGCACACTGCTTCCTCAGTGGTTAGGAGGAGTGCCTTTCTCCAGACGTGCACAGGACAGGAGCCCCACTTTGCAATGGAATTAATACCCGAGTGAGTAGAAAGACGCGAGAAACTCTCTGGAAGTAAGATGCAGTCCATATCGGTAAatcagtatttatatatttacttaaagTGAAGTTAAATCTGCACCGCTTCGTGGCAAACGGATCTTGGTAAGAATTGCGCTTAATGCACGATTTACTCGGCTCCATACCTGAAATATCGCTTtaaaactgaacacacacacacaccagggaaTTTCAAACAAGACTATTTCCTCCATGCATGCCTTGCCTCTCTTTTGCAAGGCAGAGAATGTGTCTTCCTGGTTAAGATTAACGGCACTCGGTAGATGCTGTGACAACTTTCTTTACAGGGTAAACGCCGACTATGGCTAGTGGAGTCTAATCGATTGCATTAGTCTTCAGTGTTAAGGGTTGATATTTGTGCACACGTGTGTTACTGGCTGTATTGTCACGATTGCAGCCCGTTGTTATGGGGCCTGTAGTGGCATGATGGTGAAGTTTCTAATATGGGAACCCCTTTGCATGCAGGATGTTCTTGTAGACTGCTTGGAACTCAACGCGTACATGTTTGGTGTGCCAGTTTTTGGAATTAGCATTGCGCTGATACCAGTGGGATCCACAGAGCCGGTATAGGCTTCCTGTCGGTGCGTTTGTAACATTCTTGTTAAACTTCGCAGCGGTGCAGGAGCTCCGTAAATCTCTGAAATATGACCCTTGTTTCCAGGTCTGTTTGTTCCCACACTGCAGTAAGCATTCAATCTCAttgaagtggaaaaaaaaacaattacaaggtTGGGTTAAAAGTCAGTTTTGGTTTTGTTGCAAGTCAGACGCTGTTCATGCATGAACTATGATAATAGCCATAGAAACCTGCAGTGAAGTGAAAACAGGCTGGAGAACTCTTTTTTGAAGGAGAGGCGTTTTAATTACTGTAGCTGGGCCTAGAGTGGAGTTCTCTTCATCTGGTGCTGTTTCCAGTTTACTAGCAGGGCTGTGCTTCCTAGAGCTGTTAGAAGATGACCTCTGCTGCTTTCTTTGCTGAAATCGGTCGCAGCGATTAAAGGTCACATTCCTTGCGCTTAAGTGCAAATAAAAGTCATCCCAGCTTTTCTCTTCCCACGCAGCTGCAGTTCCAGACTGGAGCGCATCGTTTATTTAGACACGTCAGTTAAGCAGGTTTGGACTTGAACTGATTCTGCGCAGCACTGTCAAGAAGTAGTGAGCAGAGAAGATTAAGCaagtcacaagaaaaaaaaaaaaaaagacattgtttaGAAGAACTGCATGGGGTGTGAGAAGTCTTGCTATGACTTTTGGGGAAAAGATCGGAAACTTACCAGGGAGCAGTTTCACATGCAGTGATGGAAGGGGCTCTTAAGAGAGGTGCAGGCTGGTGGAGATACCAGGGGTCTGTGCTTGATTGTGAGCGAGACTCCACAGCTCTGTGTTAGTGTTGTAATAAATGTCCCGCACAGTTCACTGGTGCTCTTGGTAAGGTGCTTGCTTTTAGTAGTTTGTGAAATGGGGCTGCCTCTAGTTCGATCAGCTCTCCTTCCTGCTGTTTCTGAGTGTGGTGTACAGCCCCTGTGTTCAAGTGAATTGGCTTGCTTGCTTGCCAGCCGTCCCTTTGAGCTCTACACGCCCTCTCCCTGCTGCTCCGGCAGTTCATTGTTTGCACAGTCTgtatgttttgtgtgtattttgagAGCAGGGGTTAAAGAGGATTTGAAATTGGTGTGCTCACTCAGTCCTGTCTGGTAAGTAGCGGTTGCTagggaaataaataacacataagTGGTGTTTGTACCATACCCTACAGCCCAAGTCATGCATTACTTGATCTCATCTGTCTTGAGTAGCTTGGTCTGTCTTGCATGACAGCCGAACCCACATGACATTCATTGTAGTGTGTGCAACGACTTCTTGCACAGTAAATGTTATTGGGTGTTAATTCATTTTAGTTTGAGATGCTTTAGCGCTTagtttgtccaaaaaaaaaaaagggggtgcaGGATAAAATTTAGAGAAAGAGATTGGGAGTTTGAGACCCCTGTGGCTGGATCACTGCCCCACCCATCCCAAAGGAAATGCGTTTCTACAAAGTTCTTTCATTGTCTTCACTGCGGTGTGGAACAGGTTATTAATAGGGCTTGCTTTTACTTGCAAACGGAAGAGCGATCCTGGCTGCATTgtaacacctgttttttttatatctctaTATAACAAGGTGTGCATGAAGGGGAAAGCATCAGTGCTATATACTGGGTGATCTGATTAATAAAAGCATTTGCGCACCAGGCTGGAAACAAACgtttggtttgttgttgtttttatcagCGGTACAGGGGTCATCTGCTCCTTGTGAAGGTGTGCAGTGTTGGAACCTGTCAATGGAGTGCCTGCTATTAGCCCTCTATCACAGCCTGCCTGATCTGTTGTCTTGCGTTTGTCACAGGGAGTACGCTCGCAGGATACATATAAGGGTATCTATTTGCATGAAAAATCAATCCGTCCTGTGAGGGCTGTAATAAGTAAGCGTGTCTTCGTTGAATCAAACCTGTTTTTTGCTTCGAGTATTGTTTCCGTGACTGGCAGGTCACGTTCCCCTCTGGCAGGCTTGAGGACCAACTCCACTCCATTTATAAGACCCTGTTTTAATTTCTGCTGAGCTTCAGCATAGCTGATCCCCTCCAAATTAACTGTAGCAGCTCCTCATCAGCTTGGAACCAATGGGAGGTGCCAGAGCGCAGTGTGCGTCATCCAGCTGCCCTGAAGTCAAATCATTGGTGCATCACGGGGCTTGATAATAATGCGTTGCTGCCCAGACGATCTGGAAGCAGGTCGAGGCAGGAAGATGAGTTTGTGTTCAAAGCAAGTTGAAGGTGGTAAAAGCTCTGTATAAACCCTAGATCCTTGTAAGAATATTTGTAGATGATGGTTACTGACTGCAAGGGTTTTAGTTTTGCAGCGTTTTAGAGAATGTTGATGTTCGGTTCTTGCAGGGGCGTGTGATGGCGAGCGCCACACTCGTCACAGTGATTGTAAAAACCGTTCAGAGGACTTCCAGAGATTTCTACAGCCCATTGAAATGCAGGTGATGGTGTTTTGCAGTGAGGTGTGCAACCAGCAATAAGCATGTTGTTTAAACCCagtgtaaagaaatacaaagaaagcCTTTACAAAGATCCTTGCAATACAGCGATATCTTAACTATGCATAAATACATGGAGCTAGTTTATGAACCATAAGACAATATCAATAGCCTCCAGCCTGTCTGTAAAACAGGAACGTTCTCAGCACAATACGTGCGTTCAAAAAGTTTGATTTTCAGCAAGAAAgttaaaatgataattaaaatACTAAAGTGATGAAAAGTACTAGATCTTACAGTAACCGATGCACTGATCTGTAAtcattattcattaaaacagtatCTCCCTTCAATGTGTGTGCTCTACCATATGCAGAGCGCATCCCTAGTAGGTAAAGTACAGTGTTCATTACACTGCTTCAGCTCTTGTTTTGCTTGTCCCGCAGGTATGGCCTCCCAGTTGCAGGTGTTCTCCCCTCCATCCGTGTCATCGAGTGCCTTCTGCCGCGTGAAGAAGCTGAAAGTGGAGAGCTGTGCCTGGGATGTGACGGGACAGGCAGGGGAGAGCAAGTACTACCAGGCCAGCAGCAGCCAGGCCAGCCACTCCTCCTCTACTGCCAGCCAAGCCGCCAGCTTCAACCCAGCTGCCTACGGCACGGCCGGCCTGCTCCTGCCCCCTGCCGGCGGCTCCCGGACCCACATCGTGGTGCGAGCGGCGGACAGCACCGGCAGCCTGCCAGGTCCGATGAGCCGCCGCGCCTCCGACCTGGCCCTCCTGGACCCCTACCAGAAGTATGGGCTGAAGCGCAAGAGCGAGGAGGTGGACAGCAGCGGCAGCGTGCAGATCCTGGAGGAGCGGCCGGCCCCCATGCAGCCCAATAGGACAGGGATGGGCGCGGTGACCACCACCCAGACAATCACCcattccacctccaccaccaagAGCAGCAGCTCCAATAGCGAAGGAGACTACCAGCTGGTGCAGCACGAGATCCTGTGCTCTGTGACCAACAGCTACGAGGTGCTCGAGTTCCTGGGCAGGGGAACGTTTGGGCAGGTGGCCAAGTGCTGGAAGAGAGGAACCAATGAGATTGTGGCCATTAAGATCCTCAAGAACCACCCTTCCTATGCACGGCAGGGCCAGATAGAGGTGAGCCCTCCACACTACACAGCAGCCAGTTCAAGTGACACGGGGCAGGGGGGTTGAGGTTTGGAGTTTGAACCACTGTATTTGTCTTTGATCAACCAGCAAGCAATGCACAGCAATGTTCTAGTTCATATGTAAACCTCCCCTTCAGTGAGGGGACTTGCCTTATCAGCATTGTTCTTTATTCTTTTAgagcttgctttcttttttgtgaatGGAACACAAAGAAAACCTTGATACGAAGATTCTTCTAATAACAACGATATCTTCACTATGCATAAATACGTGGAGCTCAGCTAAACAAGCGGTTTTGCTCAGACTCCTGTAACCCTGTACTCCTCTCTTGTAGGTGAGCATCCTGAGCCGTCTGAGCTCTGAGAACGCTGATGAGTTCAACTTCGTGCGCTCCTACGAGTGCTTCCAGCACAAGAACCACACGTGCCTGGTGTTCGAGATGCTGGAGCAGAACCTGTACGACTTCCTGAAGCAGAGCAAGTTCAGCCCGCTGCCGCTGCAGTCCATCCGGCCCATCCTGCAGCAGGTGGGCACGGCCCTGATGAAGCTCAAGAGCCTGGGGCTGATCCACGCCGACCTCAAGCCGGAGAACATCATGCTGGTGGACCCTCAGAGACAGCCCTACCGGGTCAAGGTCATTGACTTCGGCTCGGCCAGCCACGTCTCCAAGGCAGTCTGCTCCACCTACCTGCAGTCCCGCTACTACCGGTGAGACTCCTGTTGCCCGTACCCGAGCTGCCCGGCCTGGTTGGCTAAAAGAGCCATGCCAACAACCAGAGAGCTCTGGAAGAGGTTGCGAGTACACGTGAAGTAACGCGTTTAAGCATCGCAGATTGTCTCTCCGAAGGTCTTGTTGTGTCTTGTTGTTTCGCATTGTAAATGACGGCGATTAACGACAGCTGACACAGATAGAGAGTCACACGTCTGGCAGCGAGAGGCTGACTGGTCTGTGCTGGCCTGGACAGGGTTCGCTGGTTATATAACTGTCCTAACTAACGGCCTTGCATAATTGTAacggcaaaaagaaaaaaaaaagaacggacCCATTCCAGGGTAACTTCCGTTTATTTTCGGTCTTCTTTTTCTCGTGTAGTAGTATCAGATATTAGTTCAGCTTTGTTGTGTCTAAGTTATTcagtaatgtaatgtgttttgctTGTCTCTCTAGAGCGCCGGAGATTATTCTGGGGCTCCCTTTCTGTGAGGCGATTGACATGTGGTCGCTGGGCTGTGTCATCGCAGAGCTGTTCTTGGGGTGGCCCCTGTACCCTGGTGCTTCAGAGTACGACCAGGTCAGTACCAGATACCTGTCCATACCTGCCTGCTTCTGTTCATCATTAGCAGGAATATTCCGCTGGTGAAGGAAGCTTTATATTTGCAAGGAATGAAGCCGTGAGTGAGTCAGCAATGCTGTTCCACCTTTGATAATAGGGTCTGGGGAGAGGTGGTGTTGAGTTCAGTGCCTCTGTGTCCTCTTAGTGAAGCAAAGTGGCAGGTCACAGAAATGCTGTGTTCTCTGTGGGTgggcgtgtttgtgtgtgtctgtgaaaaTATTCAGAGAATCCGAGGTCAGTTTAAGGGCAGCACTAGCTTATCAGCAGCCCCTACTGTACCAAGAGATACTGGGCTGAGCCAGCTCTGGGGCCATTCATGTAGGAAATGGAGCTACTAGATTACTGCTTTTGCAAACCACCCGGTTTTGAGCAAAGGAGGAATCAATGTGTCTTAATTGAGGCTTTTCTTGTGCCAAGTGGCTGATACTGAAATATACCAACGGGCTAAATGGTCTGAATTCTTTCCCCCAGAATACAGCAATGTATTGTCCCAGTATTGgcaccctgtaatctttcctatCCTTTCAGATTCGCTATATCTCACAAACTCAGGGGCTGCCGGCAGAGTATCTGCTCAGCGCAGGGACCAAAACCAGCCGCTTCTTCAACAGAGACACCGGCTCGAGCTACCCGCTCTGGAGACTGAAGGTGAGCTTGAGATACTGAGAGTCCCCTGTAGAGAGGACAGGGGCAGACTGAGATGCTCTTGTGATCCTGTCTTGTATTGCCATGACCTCATTTCTTCCGTGTGAGGAGGGATTGTAGCCTAGATGagtaacattaatattttaaagtattttgtattaattgacATGAGGTGGAGTAACCCtgcttgagctggaatgacccagCAGCTGCTCCCAGGTGCAGCAGTGGTAGGGTTATATGGAACGACCCAGCAGCAGCTCCCAGGTGCAGCAGTGGTAGGGTTATATGGAACGACCCAGCAGCTGCTCCGAGTTGCAGCAGTGGTAGGGTTATATGGAACGACCCAGCAGCTGCTCCGAGTTGCAGCAGTGGTAGGGTTATATGGAACGACCCAGCAGCTGCTCCGAGTTGCAGCAGTGGTAGGGTTATATGGAACGACCCAGCAGCAGCTCAGAGTTGCAGCAGCGGTAGGGTTATATGGAACGACCCAGCAGCTGCTCAGAGTTGCAGCAGTGGTAGGGTTATATGGAACGACCCAGCAGCTGCTCAGAGTTGCAGCAGTGGTAGGGTTATATGGAACGACCCAGCAGCTGCTCCGAGTTGCAGCAGTGGTAGGGTTATATGGAATGACCCAGCAGCTGCTCCCAGTTGCAGCAGCGGTAGGGTTATATGGAATGACCCAGCAGCTGCTCCGAGTTGCAGCAGCGGTAGGGTTATACAGTAACATGCACTCCCCTTTCTCCTGTCTTCAGACTCCAGCTGAGCACGAAGGGGAGATGGCTATCAAGTCGAAGGAAGCGCGGAAGTACATTTTCAATTGTCTGGATGATATGGTGCAGGTAATGACACGTTCTGAATTGCAATAAGACACAAGCTGTTCTTCAGTCTCTTTCAGAGGGGTCCTGATTTTCCTCCAGTGGTCAGTTTGGGAAGCTATAACCTGCCTCTAGTATTTGTATTACCCAAAGGAACCTGCATGGATACCATTAGCACCTTTTTAAACGTGTTGAATCTGTTCACCTCCTTGCTTGTTGTGTGCAGGTGAACATGCCCACTGATTTAGAAGGCACTGATATGTTGGCCGAGAAGGCAGATCGGAGGGAGTTCATTGATTTGCTGAAGAAGATGCTGACGATAGACGCTGATAAAAGGATCACGCCCCTGAAGACCCTGAACCACCCCTTCGTCACCATGACTCACCTGCTCGACTTCCCCCACAGCTCCCAGTAAGAAGAGCATTGCCTTCTGTAGGCCAGATATTCCTAACAGGATAGCCCTATTGATGTTACATTGCCAGTTGTTTTATTCACTTTTATAAAACGTGGTTATGCATTTCAAAAATGAAACGTGATCTGTTTAGAATATATTACAGTACTAGAATGTTAATTTTAAAGTAAGCCCCTTAGAAGTCCTCCATCACTTCCTTACAGCTTTTAAATTTATGAATTTTGCGAGTGCAGATTGCCTGTTGGTAAATGCTTTTTCAAACTGGAACCTGTTACAACAAAGCTTTTTGGAGCCTGCACTGCTACAGTAGCTGCCCTGTTTTCTTCCCTCTCGATGCAAAGTGTTTCTGCTCCCTCTGTTGTTTCAGTGTCAAGTCGTGCTTTCAGAACATGGAGATCTGCAAGTGGCGGGGCAGCGTGTACGACAGCGGGAAGAGCCCGTTCACCACTCACACCACGCCcagctcaggaaccaacctcacAGTAACATTCAGCAACCTGCTGAACACGGTGCAGCACAGCCAGGTACTGCAGCCTGAGCAGCCCGCCCCTGCGTCGCCTTCCCCCGGACGAGGGGTTAATAACGCACCAGCCTCCCCGATGTTTTCAAATTCTGCCTCAAATGGGTTTTGCGCTTGTCTGAGCAGTCATGTGCATGGCACAGTGAATGTTAAGGTGGGGTCTGAGGCAGGGTGATTGAAGCACGGCGCCCGCAGTGCTACGCGGTGCATTGTATTGCAGTATGTATAGTACAGCTCTGTTATGTCTTTCTTCAGGTGGGGTCCCTGGTGTCTGGCTCGTCGggagccccctctctctcactggcCAATGCTGACATGTCGCTGCTGAACTACCAGCCCACTCTGTACCCACCAGCTACAGTAAACATCCCGGGCATCGCCCAGCAGGGCGTGCCTCTGCAGGCCCCCCAGCTCTGCGCCCAGCCAGAGCCCTTCCAGCAGACACTCATTGTCTGCCCCCCAGCCTTCCAGGGTAAGGGCTGCCTCTCGGGCTGCCTCGCTATCAccgatttaaaaggcattgaagaGTCCTGCACTGTTGCATGTTTTCATTACCTTGCTACACAAAGGGCTCTATTAATCATCTGGTATGAGAACCCCCGTTTTTATTCGGGAATAAGCATTCCAGTCATTGTGGAAATGGAATGGGAATGTCTGCTTCAGTCTGTCATGCAGTAGAGTATTCAGAACAATCCCCAGTGAAACTACTAGAGGGCAGCCTAGGCTAAGGATTGACAATGAGCCAGTGAATGCAAAGCACATGCTGTAACTGTAAAGCCCATCATGCACACAGCTAACACAGTCCTGCCTTCAGTATAAATCACAGCATGTGTATATTGTTCTCTGCAGGACTCCAGGCTTCAGCTAAGCATTCTGGTTTCCCAGTGAGGATGGACAACACTGTGCCCCTGGTTCCTCAGACCCAGTCTGGCCAGTCTCTGCAGCTCCAGCCCGGGGTGCTCACACAGGTAAGATTCACTGTTAGAGCTCGTTCTCACCACTTCAGTCCAAGCAGATTCCCTCCACAGCCAGCCTGGAGAAACCCCTGCTGCTTAAAAGCAGACCAGCCCTCTCCCTGCCAGCCCTTTTAAATCGAGGATTCACCTGTATCCCTGTGAAACAAGCACTCCAGTGAACACCCCTTTAAGTCCAGGTTAAATACTCAGCTGTCTGCTTTGTAGCCTCCCTGCTGTGAAGAGAGGGGAAATAGCCCTTTATCTCCGTGGTGAAACAGACATGTTTAAAATATCTGCTTTCTCCTTCTTCC
Above is a window of Polyodon spathula isolate WHYD16114869_AA chromosome 25, ASM1765450v1, whole genome shotgun sequence DNA encoding:
- the LOC121299720 gene encoding homeodomain-interacting protein kinase 1-like isoform X3, encoding MASQLQVFSPPSVSSSAFCRVKKLKVESCAWDVTGQAGESKYYQASSSQASHSSSTASQAASFNPAAYGTAGLLLPPAGGSRTHIVVRAADSTGSLPGPMSRRASDLALLDPYQKYGLKRKSEEVDSSGSVQILEERPAPMQPNRTGMGAVTTTQTITHSTSTTKSSSSNSEGDYQLVQHEILCSVTNSYEVLEFLGRGTFGQVAKCWKRGTNEIVAIKILKNHPSYARQGQIEVSILSRLSSENADEFNFVRSYECFQHKNHTCLVFEMLEQNLYDFLKQSKFSPLPLQSIRPILQQVGTALMKLKSLGLIHADLKPENIMLVDPQRQPYRVKVIDFGSASHVSKAVCSTYLQSRYYRAPEIILGLPFCEAIDMWSLGCVIAELFLGWPLYPGASEYDQIRYISQTQGLPAEYLLSAGTKTSRFFNRDTGSSYPLWRLKTPAEHEGEMAIKSKEARKYIFNCLDDMVQVNMPTDLEGTDMLAEKADRREFIDLLKKMLTIDADKRITPLKTLNHPFVTMTHLLDFPHSSHVKSCFQNMEICKWRGSVYDSGKSPFTTHTTPSSGTNLTVTFSNLLNTVQHSQVGSLVSGSSGAPSLSLANADMSLLNYQPTLYPPATVNIPGIAQQGVPLQAPQLCAQPEPFQQTLIVCPPAFQGLQASAKHSGFPVRMDNTVPLVPQTQSGQSLQLQPGVLTQGTCTPLMVATLHPHVATIAPQYAVPVALNCTAGRPALLEQTATVLQAWPAGTQQILLPSTWQQLPGVALHGSVQPAAAVIPESSLGSVLPESMGSDWRSSHGGQYSGVMQQPSLLAGHVTLAAQPLNVGVAHMVRPQQGGSSGKRAKARQAEERGRTMTLLDPVPSLVQHSPLLATPPYNAMLSQPIIIPDTPSPAVSVITIRSDTEDEDDSKHSLAGSAMKQRPNVISCVTVHDSPDSDSSSTSSPFPSERLPSFRDASANPAQSRTIIVPSIKTQIGEGLATSAALVSGYLSSVYSKGKNPSSTNMLQTSTTGTSSSYRHQRAAHSGTQPLNLSQVQPQMSQERVGNGSSRRQQAYIAAPLPSQGQYCLQQTPPHSSSLPHFSAAASHLSSQPHIYTYAPSATLAPGPSMAHLLATSQGSSRHAATFAHHPAGLVHQVPVSMGHGLLATASMPAAQYQHQFAAQPYISTSRATAVYSGYPLSPTKFSYL